The Catellatospora citrea DNA segment CTCCGGCGCTACCGGCACGGGCTGCCGCCGCTGCCGCGGTGCCCGACGTCGAGCGGCCCGCCCGGACCCTGCCCGACCCGCAGCGCCCCGCCGAGCCGAAGCAGACCGTCGACGCGAAGCAGGCCGCCGAGCCGAAGCAGACCACTGCTGCCGGCGACGGTCCTGCGGCGTCCGCGCCAGGGCTGGGCACGGCACCGGCTGCCGCGCCGGCGTCCGGGGCCGCCGCCGGGGGCAAGCCGAAGGGCGTCTCCGTCGCGCCCGCGCAGCGGACCGGAAGCGGCTCGGACGATCGGGCTGTCGGCGCCGCACCGGTGCCGGCCACATCGGACGGCGCTCTGGTCGCGCGTTCCCGCAAGGGCCGTGCGATGACCCTGGTTGCGGTGGCCGCCGTCGTGCTGGCAGTGCTCGCGGTCGTGATCGTGCCGCGCCTGGGCGGCAAGCCGCGCGGCAACGTCGCAGCAGGTGGTTCGCCGTCGGCATCCGCCAGCCCGTCGGCGGCCGCGTCGCCGAGCGGGCTGCCCTCGCCGTCGCCGAGCGGCCTGGTGCTGCCCGACGGTTGGCACATGTACCGCGACCGCACCGGTTTCGCGGTCGCCGTGCCGCGCACCTGGCGGGTCGTCCGCAAGGGCACCATCGTGCGCTTCGAGGAGCCCAACGGGGGCCGGCTGCTGCTCATCGATCAGTCCGACAGCCCGAAGAGCGACCCGGTCGCGGACTGGACGCGGCAGGAGGCCCGCCGCGTCGCCTCGCACGACTGGAACGACTACCGCAAGGTGCACATCGTCAAGGTCGACTACTTCATCGCCTGTGCGGACTGGGAGTTCACCTATCGCGGCAACTCCGGTCGCATCCACGTGATCAATCGTGGGTTCGTGACCGGGCCGAAGCAGGCGCACGCCATCTACTGGTCGACGCCGGAGTCCCAGTGGCAGGACAACCTCGACGAGTTCGCTCTGATCACGGCCAGCTTCCAGCCCAACCCGGTGTGAGAACCGGTTTGCCCGGTGATCTTCGGGGTGGGCATACTCCGCAGATGACCGAGGCATACACGTCCGCACTGCTGCTGGTGGGGGAGAAGGACGAGGAACTCACCGCGCTGCTGGACCGGGAGCTGACCGCGTTCAACAACGCCGCGGTGGGAGTGCACGAGGAGCGCTCGCTGTCGGTGCGGGTGACCGGCGGCGACGGCACGCTCATCGCCGGGCTCACCGGGTGGACCTGGGGCGGCAGCGCCGGGATCTCGATGGTGTGGGTGCACGCCGACCACCGCCGCGACGGCTGGGGCGGCCGGCTGCTGGCCGCTGCCGAGGACGAGGCCCGCGCCCGCGGCTGCGACCGGATCAGCGTCTCGTCGTTCTCGTTCCAGGCGCCGGAGTTCTACCGCCGCCACGGGTACGTCGCCTCCGGCCGCACCGAGGGCTACCCGGGGGACGCCTCCGACGTGCACTTCTGGAAGCGGCTCGACGGGCCGGCGGTCGCGCCGCGGCTGCGGCTGGTGGCGGTCGTCGACTACCCGGCCGGGCACGAGGAGACCGTCCAGCGGTACGAGGACGACGTGCTGGCCCTGCTGCCCCGGCACGGCGGTCTGCTGGAGCAGCGGCTGCGCGGCCCGGAGGCCGAGGTGCACGTGATTTCGTTCGCCGCGCGTGCCGGCCTCGACGCGTACATGTCCGACCCGGACCGGGCCAAGCTCCGCACCGAGATCGGCGACCTCGCCCCGAACGCCCGAGTGCTGACGGTCACCGAGGTCTGAGCGGTAGGCAGCCGTCGATGCCCGTCGAGTGATCTGACTCACCGAACGTCACAAAGCGCGGGATGCGCGGTGTCATGAGGCCGCACCTTTGCCGACGGAGGAGAGGCCATGGCTGAGAACACCCAGGTCATCGCTGATGGTGCCGGAGGCGCGCCGGCCCGGCCAGCCCCATCTCCGGTTCAAGGACCGCCCGCGCCACAGCCCGATGACCGTGGCCGCGCCATCGCCATCACCCAGTGGGGGCTGGTTGCCGCCGGTCTGACGGTGGCTCTGGTGATGCCGGTCGCCGGACCCGGCGCCGCCACCATGGTCGGCCTGCTGCTGCTGACGATCCCGTTCGCGGCGATCCACGGGATCCGCCGCTACGGCTGGCGGCGGTTCCTGACGTTCTTCGTCGTGAGCTACGTGGTCAGCAACTTCTTTGAGAACCTCAGCATCATGACCGGGTTCCCGTTCGGTGACTACCACTACACGGGCAGCGTCAAGCTGTTCCACGTCCCGATCGAGATCGGCCCGATCTACTTCGGCCTGGGCTACATCAGCTGGCTGACCGCGTCCACGCTGCTGGACCGTGCCGACGAGCGGCTGAACTGGCGTGAACGCACCGGGCGGTTCAACACCTTCGCGCTGCCGGCCCTCTCGGCCGCCGTGATGACCATGTTCGACGTGTCGGTCGACTCGCAGGCTTCCACCGTCAACCATGTCTGGATCTGGGAGGACGGCGGCGGTGTCTTCGGTGTTCCGTACACCAACTACCTCGGCTGGTGGTTGGTCACCTACATCTTTTTCCAGATCTTCGCGCTGCTGCTCGCCCGCCCCCAGACCCGGGCCGAGAAGCCCGGTGCCGCCGTCACGCCCGGATCACTCCTGCAGCCTGTGCTGTTCTACCTGGGGACCGGGCTGGCCTCGATCTCAACGTTCGTCACCACGGATCCCGGCACCGTCGTCGATGCTGCCGGGGCAACCTGGGATCTCACTGCGCTCAACGAGACGACGATGACGATCAGCATCTTCAGCGTCATCACCGTCGCCCTCCTCGCCCTGGCGAAGATCGCCCGCGGTGACACCCGCGCAGCCTGATCTGCTCGAGCGGTCCGCGTGTCGTACCGGATTGGCATCATGCGGTGACGGTCGGCGCGTGGGGAGGCGTCATGGACGTGCGAGTGGCGAGCAAGCGGCGTGCCGCGGCGTCGATCGAGGCGGCCTTTCCGGGGGCGGTCGTGGTCGACGTGACCTCGCGCGGGCCGCAGCCGTGGGTGCGGTTGAGCCCGTTCTACCCGCACGGCGGCATCCCGGTGCCGTTCACACCCGGTCTGACCAGCCAGTCCGTCGAGGGTGTCTGGCAGGCGCTGAAGGTGTTCATGCACGCCGATGTGGACCCGGCCAAGCTGGCCGTGACCGCGATGCGCGGCCTCAAGCGCACCGCCGCGGCGTACGGGCCGCCGCTCGGCCACCGGCGCGGTCTGCACGGGACGGTCCTGCTCGGCTACGAGCAGGCGCGCCGCGAGATCTACCTGCCGACCTATCGGCACGTGCTGGAGGGTGCGGCTGCGCCCGAGGTGGCGCGGTTGCGCGAGCTGGCCGAGCGCGGCCCGGTGGTGCTGCTGGACTACACGCTCAACGGGGACCCGGCCGACCTGCGCACCCCGCTGTCGCATGCCGCGCTGTTGTGCCGACACCTGCTCGGCGACTGGCCCTCCGTAGCCGACTGATTGCATTAAGTAACCATCTCGAGCATGCCCAGTTGATCGGACAGGAGCAGGAGGTCCCCGGTCCGGGGCTCGAGGAGGTACGCATGCGTCAGTGGGTCCGCAGGGTGGCGTCGGCTGCCGCGGTCAGCGTGTCGGCAGGGGTCGCGGGACTGTTCCTGCCCGTGCCCGCACTGGCGGTCTCGCCCGACATCGTGATCAGCCAGGTGTACGGCGGCGGCGGCAACGTCGGCGCGACGTACACCAACGACTTCATCGAGCTGTACAACCGGGGCACCAGCCTGGTCGACGTGACCGGATGGTCGGTCCAGTACGCCAGCGCGGCAGGCAGCTCGTGGCGGGTCACCGCACTGACCGGGGTGATCCAGCCCGGCACCCACTACCTCGTCCAGGAGGCGCAGGGCGCGGGCGGCACGACGCCGCTGCCCGCCCCCAACGCCTCCGGCGGCATCGCGATGAGCGCCGTCAGCGGCAAGGTCGCCCTGGTCGTCAACCAGACCGCGCTCCTGTGCTCGACCGGCTGCGCCTCCCTCGCCGGGGTGCACGACTTCGTCGGCTACGGGGCGGCGACGTCCGCCGAGGGGGCTGCCGCGCCGACGCTGAACAACGTCACGGCCGCGCTGCGCGACGACGCCGGGGACGTCGACACCGACGACAACAGCGAGGACTTCTCGACCGGTGCGCCCAACCCGCGCAGCAGCGTGGTGCCGCCCGCCGCGGCCGACCTCGCGGTGACCAAGAACGACACCCCTGACCCGGTGGCCGCCGGGCAGAACGTCACCTACACGGTCAAGGTGACCAACAACGGACCGGACGAGGCGCAGACCGTCACGCTGACCGACACCCTGCCGGCCGGCACGACGTTCGTCTCGGCCACCTCCCCCGGCGGCTGGGCGGTCGTCACGCCGGCCGTGGGCAGCGGCGGAACCGTGACCGCGACCCGGCCGACGCTGGCCGTCGGTGACGCCACCTTCACCATCGTCGTGAACGTCGGCACCGGCGCGACCGGCTCGATCGCCAACACCGCGACCGTCGGCAGCGCCACTGCCGACGGCAACAGCGCCAACAACAGCGCCACGGCGACGACCGCGGTGCAGCAGCCGTCGGCGGACCTGTCCATCACGAAGATCGACGCGCCGGACCCGGTGACCGCGGGCTCGACGCTGACGTACACGATCGCGGTGCGCAACGGCGGCCCGAGCGCCGCGCAATCGGTGGTGATGCGCGACGCGATCCCGGCCGGCACGACCTTCGTGTCGTTCATCGCGCCTCCGGGCTGGACGGCCACCACACCGTCGGTGGGCGGCGCCGGTGACGTGATCGCCGCCAAGGCGACCGTGGCCGCCGATGAGACGGCCACGTTCACGCTGGCCGTGAGCGTCGCCGCGGCCACCACAGGCACCATCTCCAACAGCAGCGGCGTCACCGCCACCACGCCGGACCCGGACAGCACGAACAACGCCGACACCGAGCTCACCAACGTCGGCCCGACCGCGCCGGGGTGCACGATCACCGGCACCGACCGGACCGACATCATCAACGGCACCCTCAACGACGACGTCATCTGCGGCCTCGGCGGCAACGACATCATCAACGGCAAGGGCGGCAACGACATCATCTACGGCGGCCCCGGCAACGACCTGCTCAGCGGCGGGACCGGCGACGACATGGTGTACGGCGAGGCCGGCCGGGACCTCATCAAGATCGATGACGGGGTGTCCGGCAACGACAACGCCGACGGCGGACCGGGCTTCGACCTGTGCAGCTCCGACCGGTTCGACGCGGTCCTGAGCTGCCCCTGATCCCGGGCAGTTGATCGACCAGAGCTCCACCCGTGCCCGCGCGGGTGGAGCTCTCGGCGTCCGCGCCCCGCAGCGGCGCGAGTCAGAGCAGCGGCAGGTCCGGTAGCAGTGACGGCAGGATCGGCGGCAGTGAGGGCAGCAGCGGGGGCAGGCCCGGCAGGAGTCCGCCGCTGCCCGGGGTGGGACCGGGCGCCGGGGTTCCGGCCGGGCCCGTGGTGGGCGTGGTCGTGCCGCCGGTCGGACGGGGTGAGGTGCCGGGCGTCGGCGGCGCGGACGGAGCGGTGGTCGGCGCGGTGATCGCCGCGAAGGCGGTCAGCAGGCGCATCAGCTCGGCCCGCAGCCGCTCGTGGTCGGACTTCTCGCGTACCTCGCCCAGCCGGTCCCAGGACTGGCGCAGGAGCTGCTCGGCGTCGCCGGGCCGCTGCTCCCGCAGTGCGCGGTCGGCCTGCGCCAGCAGGTCCTCGACATCCTGCGCGGCCACCCGGGAGTCGGCCCGCTCGGCGTAGACGAGCTGGGTGACCGGCCACAGCGGGGTGCCGGGTTGCCCGGCCCCGGCCCCGACGACGAGCCCGCCGCCGAGGACGGCGACGAGCA contains these protein-coding regions:
- a CDS encoding serine/threonine-protein kinase is translated as MPAVPPRVLADRYRLLEPLGQGGMGMVWLARDETLHRDVAVKEVVPPAGLTEDERAEMNARSLREARAIARLSHPNVVRIFDVVTVDGRPWIVMEYLSGKSLAALMAEQGRLAPAKVADIGLGVLAALRAAHGAGMLHRDVKPGNVMLGEDGRVVLTDFGLATLPGDPAVTRTGLILGSPSYISPERVEGGEVGPAADLWSLGATLYAAVEGQSPYARPNAMATLAALATEEPAPARLAGPLKPLLAGLLRKDPRLRMTAAEAEQVLLRVAVGRRGAAGFLGGARPGAVPSQRRKTTPPALPARAAAAAAVPDVERPARTLPDPQRPAEPKQTVDAKQAAEPKQTTAAGDGPAASAPGLGTAPAAAPASGAAAGGKPKGVSVAPAQRTGSGSDDRAVGAAPVPATSDGALVARSRKGRAMTLVAVAAVVLAVLAVVIVPRLGGKPRGNVAAGGSPSASASPSAAASPSGLPSPSPSGLVLPDGWHMYRDRTGFAVAVPRTWRVVRKGTIVRFEEPNGGRLLLIDQSDSPKSDPVADWTRQEARRVASHDWNDYRKVHIVKVDYFIACADWEFTYRGNSGRIHVINRGFVTGPKQAHAIYWSTPESQWQDNLDEFALITASFQPNPV
- a CDS encoding DUF6939 family protein, which encodes MDVRVASKRRAAASIEAAFPGAVVVDVTSRGPQPWVRLSPFYPHGGIPVPFTPGLTSQSVEGVWQALKVFMHADVDPAKLAVTAMRGLKRTAAAYGPPLGHRRGLHGTVLLGYEQARREIYLPTYRHVLEGAAAPEVARLRELAERGPVVLLDYTLNGDPADLRTPLSHAALLCRHLLGDWPSVAD
- a CDS encoding lamin tail domain-containing protein — its product is MRQWVRRVASAAAVSVSAGVAGLFLPVPALAVSPDIVISQVYGGGGNVGATYTNDFIELYNRGTSLVDVTGWSVQYASAAGSSWRVTALTGVIQPGTHYLVQEAQGAGGTTPLPAPNASGGIAMSAVSGKVALVVNQTALLCSTGCASLAGVHDFVGYGAATSAEGAAAPTLNNVTAALRDDAGDVDTDDNSEDFSTGAPNPRSSVVPPAAADLAVTKNDTPDPVAAGQNVTYTVKVTNNGPDEAQTVTLTDTLPAGTTFVSATSPGGWAVVTPAVGSGGTVTATRPTLAVGDATFTIVVNVGTGATGSIANTATVGSATADGNSANNSATATTAVQQPSADLSITKIDAPDPVTAGSTLTYTIAVRNGGPSAAQSVVMRDAIPAGTTFVSFIAPPGWTATTPSVGGAGDVIAAKATVAADETATFTLAVSVAAATTGTISNSSGVTATTPDPDSTNNADTELTNVGPTAPGCTITGTDRTDIINGTLNDDVICGLGGNDIINGKGGNDIIYGGPGNDLLSGGTGDDMVYGEAGRDLIKIDDGVSGNDNADGGPGFDLCSSDRFDAVLSCP
- a CDS encoding GNAT family N-acetyltransferase, whose translation is MTEAYTSALLLVGEKDEELTALLDRELTAFNNAAVGVHEERSLSVRVTGGDGTLIAGLTGWTWGGSAGISMVWVHADHRRDGWGGRLLAAAEDEARARGCDRISVSSFSFQAPEFYRRHGYVASGRTEGYPGDASDVHFWKRLDGPAVAPRLRLVAVVDYPAGHEETVQRYEDDVLALLPRHGGLLEQRLRGPEAEVHVISFAARAGLDAYMSDPDRAKLRTEIGDLAPNARVLTVTEV
- a CDS encoding carotenoid biosynthesis protein, whose translation is MAENTQVIADGAGGAPARPAPSPVQGPPAPQPDDRGRAIAITQWGLVAAGLTVALVMPVAGPGAATMVGLLLLTIPFAAIHGIRRYGWRRFLTFFVVSYVVSNFFENLSIMTGFPFGDYHYTGSVKLFHVPIEIGPIYFGLGYISWLTASTLLDRADERLNWRERTGRFNTFALPALSAAVMTMFDVSVDSQASTVNHVWIWEDGGGVFGVPYTNYLGWWLVTYIFFQIFALLLARPQTRAEKPGAAVTPGSLLQPVLFYLGTGLASISTFVTTDPGTVVDAAGATWDLTALNETTMTISIFSVITVALLALAKIARGDTRAA